In a genomic window of Sulfurimonas denitrificans DSM 1251:
- a CDS encoding thiamine phosphate synthase, whose protein sequence is MRLYALCDQDLLDKKGLSLEDFISTAKEKNAEIIQYRNKNADIAFIKQQLIKIRKMYDGFLIVNDAYELIEFCDGVHVGQEDLMAIDKDIFAAVKIIREVIKKDKILGISTHNEKEILEANQMDLNYIGLGAYRNTDTKNNVTTVLGEKLDSLASLSKHYVAAIGGVKESDKFSHVTYHVVGSGLL, encoded by the coding sequence ATGCGACTTTATGCTCTTTGCGATCAAGACCTTTTAGATAAAAAAGGTCTCTCTCTTGAAGATTTTATCTCTACTGCAAAAGAGAAAAATGCAGAAATTATCCAATATCGAAATAAAAATGCAGACATTGCATTTATAAAACAGCAACTTATTAAAATCAGAAAAATGTATGATGGCTTTTTAATCGTCAATGATGCTTATGAACTTATAGAGTTTTGTGATGGAGTTCATGTTGGGCAAGAGGATTTAATGGCAATAGATAAAGATATCTTTGCTGCAGTAAAAATTATCAGAGAAGTTATTAAAAAAGATAAGATTTTAGGCATTTCAACTCATAATGAAAAAGAGATTTTAGAAGCTAATCAGATGGATTTAAACTACATTGGTTTGGGTGCATATAGAAATACAGATACAAAAAATAATGTAACAACAGTTCTTGGTGAAAAACTAGACTCTCTTGCATCACTCTCAAAACATTATGTAGCCGCAATTGGCGGTGTAAAAGAGAGTGATAAATTCTCACATGTAACGTATCATGTAGTTGGGAGTGGATTGCTTTAG
- the accD gene encoding acetyl-CoA carboxylase, carboxyltransferase subunit beta, producing MNLLSFFSRNTDKNQPVKSEAPAHWVKCKSCQSLMYYKEVENQKHVCPKCGYHIRIGVKERIELLADEGTFVEYDDNLKPIDPLNFTDKISYKKRLEEAYSKTGKNSSVVSGECKMNGVSAQMVIFDFAFMGGSLGSVEGEKIVRAVNRAIEKRQGLIILSASGGARMQESTFSLLQMSKTSAALAKLAQHKLLYISVLTDPTMGGVSASFATLGDIIIAEPGALVGFAGQRVIEQTIGSALPDGFQRAEFLLEKGSIDMIVNRNDLKKTLSDMLTLFKVA from the coding sequence TTGAATTTACTTAGCTTTTTTTCTAGAAACACAGATAAAAACCAACCTGTTAAAAGTGAGGCGCCAGCGCATTGGGTAAAGTGTAAATCATGTCAATCTCTTATGTACTACAAAGAGGTAGAGAATCAAAAGCATGTATGTCCAAAATGTGGTTATCACATCAGAATAGGTGTAAAAGAGAGAATAGAGCTCTTAGCAGATGAGGGTACTTTTGTAGAGTATGATGATAACTTAAAGCCTATTGATCCACTCAATTTTACAGATAAAATATCATATAAAAAAAGACTTGAAGAGGCTTATTCAAAAACTGGCAAAAATTCATCTGTGGTAAGCGGTGAGTGTAAAATGAATGGTGTAAGTGCTCAAATGGTTATATTTGACTTCGCATTTATGGGTGGCTCGCTTGGCTCTGTTGAGGGAGAGAAAATAGTTCGTGCGGTTAACCGCGCTATTGAGAAGAGACAAGGGTTGATTATACTTAGCGCAAGTGGTGGAGCTAGAATGCAAGAGAGCACTTTCTCACTGCTTCAGATGAGTAAAACTTCAGCAGCTTTAGCAAAATTGGCACAACACAAACTTCTTTATATCTCAGTATTAACAGATCCTACAATGGGAGGTGTTAGTGCCTCTTTTGCCACATTGGGGGATATTATCATAGCAGAGCCAGGTGCATTAGTTGGTTTCGCTGGACAAAGAGTTATAGAACAGACAATTGGTTCGGCTCTTCCAGATGGTTTTCAACGTGCAGAATTTCTGCTTGAAAAAGGTTCTATTGATATGATTGTAAATAGAAATGACCTTAAAAAAACACTCTCAGACATGTTAACACTCTTTAAAGTTGCGTAA